A single genomic interval of Ramlibacter sp. harbors:
- a CDS encoding ABC transporter substrate-binding protein — protein sequence MKKRVFLKTTAALAAAAAFVGTASAQTTPIKFQLDWRFEGPAALFLVPAAKGYFKDAKLDVSIDAGNGSGGTVTRVASGTYDMGFADLAALMEFHANNPDAPNKPVAVMMVYNNTPASVMALKKSGIKTPADLNGKKLGAPVFDAGRRAFPIFAKANSISGVQWTAMDPPLRETMLARGDVDAITGFTFTSLLNLEARGVKAEDVVVLPYPDYGVKLYGNVIIASPKLIKENPAAVKAFLSAFAKGMKEVIAKPEAAIETVKARDGIINTALETRRLKLAIDTVVNSPDARAEGFGQVVPGRLSLMASQVSDAFNTKTRVNADTVWNPAFLPSKAELNVLPTAKK from the coding sequence ATGAAAAAACGCGTCTTCCTCAAAACCACCGCGGCGCTGGCCGCTGCCGCCGCTTTTGTTGGCACTGCCAGCGCGCAGACCACGCCGATCAAGTTCCAGCTCGACTGGCGGTTTGAGGGGCCGGCGGCCCTGTTCCTGGTGCCGGCCGCCAAGGGTTACTTCAAGGACGCCAAGCTCGACGTGTCGATTGACGCGGGCAACGGCTCGGGCGGCACGGTCACGCGGGTGGCTTCGGGCACCTACGACATGGGCTTTGCCGACCTGGCCGCGCTGATGGAGTTCCACGCCAACAACCCCGACGCGCCCAACAAGCCCGTGGCGGTGATGATGGTCTACAACAACACGCCCGCCTCGGTCATGGCGCTCAAGAAGTCAGGCATCAAGACCCCGGCCGACCTGAACGGCAAGAAGCTCGGCGCCCCGGTGTTTGACGCGGGCCGCCGCGCCTTCCCGATTTTTGCCAAGGCCAACAGCATCAGCGGCGTGCAGTGGACGGCCATGGACCCGCCGCTGCGCGAGACCATGCTGGCCCGCGGTGACGTGGACGCCATCACCGGCTTCACCTTCACCTCGCTGCTCAACCTGGAGGCGCGCGGCGTCAAGGCCGAGGACGTGGTGGTGCTGCCCTACCCCGACTACGGTGTCAAGCTCTATGGCAATGTGATCATTGCCTCGCCCAAGCTGATCAAGGAGAACCCGGCCGCGGTCAAGGCTTTCCTCTCGGCCTTTGCCAAGGGCATGAAAGAGGTGATCGCCAAGCCTGAGGCCGCGATTGAAACTGTCAAGGCGCGCGATGGCATCATCAACACCGCGCTGGAAACGCGCCGCCTCAAGCTGGCGATCGACACCGTCGTCAACAGCCCCGACGCTCGCGCCGAAGGCTTTGGCCAGGTAGTGCCAGGCCGCCTGTCGCTGATGGCGTCGCAGGTGTCGGACGCGTTCAACACCAAGACGCGCGTGAATGCCGACACGGTGTGGAACCCGGCCTTCCTGCCCAGCAAAGCGGAACTCAACGTGCTGCCCACCGCGAAAAAGTAA